One stretch of Meiothermus sp. QL-1 DNA includes these proteins:
- a CDS encoding YafY family protein: MLRKSAHHQKAQHLLEARELLLVRPYTALELARLLGVNKRTALRYIEELGAIEVMRDGRSPRYQLMQKEELSPVEALVTHSALRLLYHHTPGYEPTYLSALNKLARRLPMPVQELALKSTQDLQHRSLAYQDQGLAMARVAEAWFKQQLLEFDYLKPGGSGRPRKNLIEVYFLEVSRTNLGMYVIGYERNHHKALRTYKLSRMRRLRLVGEPGAYTIPKDFDPRAYLSNAWGVVGSSGGQPVEVRLLFRPEAAYRIEEGGYPNLRIHHKHPDGRLEVVITAGTDSQNFPLELLSWVQSWGARVEVLEPENLRQRWLQEAQQIAALRDKI; the protein is encoded by the coding sequence ATGCTCCGCAAAAGCGCCCACCACCAAAAGGCCCAGCACCTGCTGGAGGCCCGCGAACTCCTGCTGGTCCGGCCCTACACGGCCCTCGAGCTGGCCCGGTTGCTTGGGGTTAACAAGCGCACCGCCTTGCGCTACATCGAAGAGCTCGGTGCGATAGAGGTAATGCGGGATGGGCGCTCGCCCCGCTACCAGCTTATGCAGAAGGAGGAGCTGAGCCCGGTGGAGGCCCTGGTCACCCACAGCGCCCTGCGGCTCCTCTACCACCACACCCCCGGCTACGAGCCCACCTACCTCTCAGCGCTGAACAAGCTGGCCCGGCGGCTGCCCATGCCCGTCCAGGAGCTGGCCCTCAAGAGCACCCAGGACCTCCAGCACCGCAGTCTGGCCTACCAGGACCAGGGGCTGGCCATGGCCAGGGTGGCCGAGGCCTGGTTCAAGCAGCAGCTCCTCGAGTTCGACTACCTGAAACCGGGCGGCTCGGGGCGGCCCCGGAAAAACCTCATCGAGGTCTACTTCCTCGAGGTCTCCCGCACCAACCTGGGTATGTATGTCATAGGCTACGAACGCAACCACCACAAGGCCCTGCGCACCTACAAGCTGAGCCGGATGCGCCGGCTGCGGCTGGTGGGAGAGCCCGGAGCCTATACCATCCCCAAGGACTTCGACCCCCGGGCTTATCTGTCGAATGCCTGGGGGGTGGTGGGCAGCAGTGGGGGCCAGCCGGTAGAGGTACGCCTCCTGTTCCGCCCCGAAGCCGCCTACCGCATCGAGGAAGGGGGTTATCCCAACCTGCGCATCCACCACAAGCACCCCGACGGCCGGCTAGAGGTGGTGATTACCGCGGGCACCGACAGCCAGAACTTCCCCCTGGAGCTCCTCTCCTGGGTGCAGAGCTGGGGGGCCCGGGTAGAGGTGCTGGAGCCGGAAAACCTGCGCCAAAGATGGCTGCAGGAGGCCCAGCAGATTGCCGCCCTTCGCGACAAGATTTGA